The genomic region TTTGATGCCATAAGCCTCAAGCTCAGCTACTAATGCCTCACCTTTTTCTACACTTGAAAGGTAAGTGAAGCCTATATTTGCGCCATGCTCCGCGCAACGAATTGCGATTGCGCGTCCAATACCCTTAGACGCACCAGTAATCAAAACGTTTTTGCCTTCTAGCAGTTTCATGGTGTGTGTTTCTAGTTTATAGAATTAATTCAGTCCGCAAGATACAAAAAAGATATAATGAACAAGTTTTATTACCATTTATCATACGATTAATTACACTTTTTTTCCTGTTTTTAGAACAATGACATTTTCTAACAACTAAAACGAACAAGTATTCACTTTGAATTGTATCTTTGGTGCGGTAAAAATGAAATATTACTTCCATGGAAAAATTATTAGAGAGATTCTTAAGATACGTAAAAATTGATACTGAATCTGTTCCAGGTGTGGAGCAAATTCCGAGTACAAAAAAACAGTTTGACTTAGCGAATTTGTTGGTTGAGGAATTGAAAGAAATAGGTTTAGAAGAGGTAACTATCGATGAGAATTGCTATGTGATGGCAACTTTACCATCGAACGTAGATAAAGAAGTTCCTACCATTGGTTTTGTAGCCCATGTAGACACAACTCCCGATCTTACAGGTAAAAATGTAAACCCTCAGGTATGGGAAAATTACGATGGAGAAGATATCGTTTTAAATAAAGAAAAAGGTATCGTTTTATCTACTGAAGAATTTCCAGAAATCAAGCAATATGTAGGTCAGACGATTGTTACCACTGATGGTACAACGCTTTTAGGAGCTGATGATAAAGCAGGTGTAGCTGAAATCATGACAGCCATGGATTACTTGGTGAAAAATCCTGAAATAAAGCATGGTAAAATCAGAATTTGCTTTACTCCAGATGAGGAAGTAGGTAAAGGTGCTGATCTATTTGATGTTGATAAATTCGGTGCAGAATGGGCTTACACTATGGACGGTGGTCCAATGGGTGAGTTTGAATATGAAAACTTTAATGCAGCATATGCAGAGGTGACTTTCAGAGGGCAAAATGTACACCCAGGTACTGCAAAAGGTAAGATGGTGAACTCAATGAATATTGCTGCTAAGTTTGCAACAAAATTTCCAGATAGTGAAACACCAGAAACGACTGAAAAGTATGAGGGTTTCTATCACTTATTAACGATGACAGGTAGTGTAGAAGAATCGAAACTTCAATACATTATCAGAGATCATGATAGAACAATTTTTGAGGCAAGAAAAGACCATATGAAAGCACTTGTCGGTACATTCAGAAATGAATACGGTATGAATAGTGTTGAATTGAATATGGTAGATCAATATTACAATATGAAAGAAAAGGTAGAGCCTAACATGCATATTGTAGATCTTGCATTAGATGCAATGAAAGCCTTGGATATTGAGCCTGATGTGAAAGCTATTAGAGGCGGGACTGACGGTGCTCGTTTATCATTTATGGGATTGCCTTGTCCTAATATTTTTGCAGGTGGACATAACATGCATGCCCGTTATGAGTATGTTCCTGTTCCAACAATGGAAGCAGCAACGAAAGTAATTGTAAAAATTGCTGAGTTGGTAGCAACGAAGTAAAAGATATAATCAATCTTAAAACTACCTTTTTAATAGTATTGAAAAGGTAGTTTTATTTTAAGAACTTTTTCCAATCTATTTTAGGACAAAACGGTATTAGTTTGTCGTATTCAATGATCGATTCAATCTCGTTTTCTAATAAGTTATCTGTTTTATATTGTACCTGAATATAAGTCCCATCGTAATTGTATAGTTCATATTTTTTTCCTAATTGATTCATGGTACTCAGCAGGTCGGAAAAGTATTGTACAATCTCAGCCTTCTGTATCAGCGAGAGTTTATTGAAAGTGATGTGCTGGAGGTTGATCATATTTAAAAAGTATAGGTATTCGATTAAATTTGGTTCTGGGGTTGTCGTGATTAGAGAAATCAAATAAAACAGAAATAACTGTCCATCAATATTCTCCAATTAAAGTTAAAGGTTATATTGATAAATAGTAAGAATTCAATGTTATTTTTTAGTTATGGGAAGATTACTACTATTGAGAGGATTACCGGGTTCAGGTAAAACAACATTAGCGGAATCCTTAGGAGGTTCTATTGAAGCAGATGATTTTATGTTGAATGAGAAAGGAGAATACGAGTTCAACCCATCTCAGCTCAGTAATGCACATAAAAAGTGTAAGGAAATGACAGAGTACTGTATGCGAAGAGGACAAGAGTTAGTGATTGTTTCGAATACTTTTACAACTGAGGATGAAATGATTCCGTATTTCGAATTAGCAGAAAAGTACCAATATATCGTTAGTACACTGATTGTCGAAAACAGACATGGTAGTCGATCTACACATAACGTCCCTCGTCAAAAAATGGATGAAATGGCCAAGAGATTTGATATACTTTTATAGTAATATAGCTCTCTTAAATATCATATCTTACATAAAATTGAAATCGTTGGGCATGCCCTTTTTGGCCGTCTTTATTGAAACGTTGCCCTTGTACATAACTCCCACCAACACGCATTCTATCAAATGGGAACCAGAAACCATTTAAGCTATTGTAATAACTTTTTTCGAAGGTTTCTCCGGGTTGAAAATCGGCATTGTCTATCCATGAAAACCCTGAAACAATATTCATCATAAACTTCTTTGTGAAGTAATGTTCCAATGCGATATATCCACCCATACTCAATGGAATATACAATTCACCGTTGGGGTTGGGTACTGCATCTAACTGATAATTAGAGAAGGCAGAAACATATCTTGTGATCCCTTTTCCACCTAAAGCTTGCCAATAGATATGGTTGTTTTTATTGTATAAATTAAGGTTGACTTTTCCACTTACCATCATACCAAATCCAGGTTTTGTTACGATGT from Flammeovirga agarivorans harbors:
- the pepT gene encoding peptidase T, which codes for MEKLLERFLRYVKIDTESVPGVEQIPSTKKQFDLANLLVEELKEIGLEEVTIDENCYVMATLPSNVDKEVPTIGFVAHVDTTPDLTGKNVNPQVWENYDGEDIVLNKEKGIVLSTEEFPEIKQYVGQTIVTTDGTTLLGADDKAGVAEIMTAMDYLVKNPEIKHGKIRICFTPDEEVGKGADLFDVDKFGAEWAYTMDGGPMGEFEYENFNAAYAEVTFRGQNVHPGTAKGKMVNSMNIAAKFATKFPDSETPETTEKYEGFYHLLTMTGSVEESKLQYIIRDHDRTIFEARKDHMKALVGTFRNEYGMNSVELNMVDQYYNMKEKVEPNMHIVDLALDAMKALDIEPDVKAIRGGTDGARLSFMGLPCPNIFAGGHNMHARYEYVPVPTMEAATKVIVKIAELVATK
- a CDS encoding AAA family ATPase, giving the protein MGRLLLLRGLPGSGKTTLAESLGGSIEADDFMLNEKGEYEFNPSQLSNAHKKCKEMTEYCMRRGQELVIVSNTFTTEDEMIPYFELAEKYQYIVSTLIVENRHGSRSTHNVPRQKMDEMAKRFDILL